From a single Intestinibaculum porci genomic region:
- a CDS encoding insulinase family protein yields the protein MENYQVNEILHGFQIERKREIPEQKGILYELTHIKTKAKLVYLSTDDKNKHFSVTFKTLPENDTGVFHILEHSVLCGSDKYPVKEPFVELLKSSMNTFLNAMTFPDKTMYPVSSKNEQDFLNLTDVYLDAVFKPAIYHNKKIFEQEGWHYELRDQGDEVVYKGVVFNEMKGATSSIDTMIDNELMRALYPDNAYQYISGGDPKAIPTLTYEEFLHNHQKYYHPSNSYFYIEGDLHIEAVLKKIAHYLDAYEEGESFDLPDQAVVPNTTVRSYYPVAKGEETKEKTQITFGKVVASFDEIQKILAINILSDYLTGSNDAPLKKAILDAHLAQDFYTAITDGIKQPFFVVSAVNTEEKRLIEIKKIIRQVIDEILEKGINKTQLEASLNQLEFTTRDVSEPKGLMHNLLVLSSQLYGGDPALYLSYEAPLKALREALSTHYYEDLLQSLFEDHGVATVVMVPDDRLSERMAEEEKERLAVIKSSWDQETLKQVIAENEALDAWHETPDTPEALATIPKLSLSDLKDQPEELKTNVQTIDGVTVLTHPSPIDGIVYFNAYFKLDVASHEDLSAYSYLPNLLGSLPTKRSLMELLYDMKANTGRLTFDIGSTSIPGDLDHVEVYLMAKASVLKSKVGDAVRLIKEVLTETDLTNKDYIQPLLLQIYDDFRNDIIGNGHRYAMRKAMSSYSKEAFFNEVVDGLDAYDYLADLVKNFDEKSDGFIAKLVDLQKHQLTRNRLILSMTTSQVDEALINTLIKPFIADYPDSMNYSGATYETEKPVNLGVVIPNGVSYAALANNLYRLGHNYHGIWIVISTLLSYNYLWNEVRVKGGAYGTGFSSGALGTLAYYSYRDPDVASAIQTYEHSGDFIRAFMESDEDLDQYIISSVAKLEPLRTPRTYGDVADGNYLRHITYDYECARRDEMMKMKKEDLASFAEILDQLGKDHTLCIIGHKEELDRCAEQLDDIRTL from the coding sequence CAAAACTTGTTTATTTATCAACGGATGATAAAAATAAACATTTTTCAGTGACTTTTAAGACCTTACCAGAAAATGATACGGGGGTCTTTCATATCCTCGAACACTCTGTGTTATGTGGATCAGACAAATATCCGGTCAAAGAACCATTTGTGGAGTTATTGAAGAGTTCAATGAATACGTTCTTAAATGCGATGACCTTTCCGGATAAGACGATGTATCCTGTCTCTTCAAAAAATGAACAGGACTTTCTAAATTTAACGGATGTTTATTTAGATGCGGTTTTCAAACCAGCAATTTATCATAATAAGAAGATTTTTGAACAGGAAGGCTGGCATTATGAATTAAGAGATCAAGGTGATGAGGTTGTCTATAAAGGTGTTGTCTTTAATGAAATGAAGGGGGCTACTTCTTCAATTGATACGATGATTGATAATGAATTAATGCGGGCCCTTTATCCTGATAATGCCTATCAGTATATCTCTGGAGGAGATCCTAAAGCTATTCCCACATTAACGTATGAAGAGTTTTTACATAATCATCAGAAGTATTATCATCCTTCTAACAGCTATTTTTATATTGAAGGCGATCTCCATATCGAAGCGGTATTAAAGAAGATTGCTCATTATCTTGATGCTTATGAAGAAGGCGAAAGCTTTGACTTACCAGATCAGGCGGTTGTGCCAAATACGACGGTGCGTTCTTACTATCCTGTCGCTAAAGGGGAAGAAACGAAGGAAAAGACTCAGATTACTTTTGGAAAAGTGGTGGCATCTTTTGATGAAATCCAAAAGATTTTAGCGATTAATATCTTATCCGATTACTTAACCGGCTCTAATGATGCACCCCTCAAGAAAGCAATCTTAGATGCGCATTTAGCGCAGGATTTCTATACCGCTATTACCGATGGCATCAAGCAGCCATTCTTTGTCGTCAGCGCAGTTAATACAGAAGAAAAACGCTTAATCGAGATTAAGAAAATCATTCGTCAGGTGATTGATGAGATCTTAGAAAAAGGGATTAATAAAACACAGTTAGAAGCTTCTTTAAACCAGTTAGAATTCACCACGCGTGATGTCAGTGAGCCAAAAGGTTTAATGCATAACTTATTGGTTTTATCCTCACAGTTATATGGCGGGGATCCAGCTTTATACTTATCTTATGAAGCGCCTTTAAAAGCGTTAAGAGAGGCCTTGTCAACGCATTATTATGAAGACTTATTACAGTCATTATTTGAAGATCATGGCGTGGCAACAGTCGTCATGGTGCCAGATGATCGTTTAAGTGAACGCATGGCGGAAGAAGAAAAAGAAAGACTTGCCGTTATTAAAAGCAGCTGGGATCAGGAGACTTTAAAACAGGTGATCGCCGAAAATGAAGCGTTAGATGCTTGGCATGAAACCCCTGATACGCCCGAAGCGTTAGCGACGATTCCTAAGTTATCACTAAGTGATTTAAAGGATCAGCCGGAAGAGTTAAAAACAAATGTGCAGACGATTGACGGTGTTACTGTGTTAACCCATCCTTCACCAATTGATGGAATTGTCTACTTCAATGCCTACTTTAAGTTAGATGTTGCAAGTCATGAAGACTTAAGTGCTTATTCTTATTTACCAAACTTATTAGGCTCGTTACCAACCAAACGTTCGTTAATGGAATTATTATATGATATGAAAGCCAATACCGGTCGGTTAACTTTCGATATCGGGTCAACGAGTATCCCTGGCGATCTTGATCATGTGGAAGTGTATTTAATGGCGAAAGCGAGTGTCCTTAAAAGCAAAGTAGGGGATGCTGTTCGTTTAATCAAAGAAGTCTTAACGGAAACGGATTTAACGAATAAAGACTATATTCAGCCATTATTACTGCAGATCTATGATGACTTCAGAAATGATATCATTGGCAATGGTCATCGTTATGCGATGCGTAAAGCGATGTCTTCTTACTCTAAAGAAGCCTTCTTTAATGAAGTGGTAGATGGCTTAGATGCTTATGATTACTTAGCCGATCTTGTCAAAAACTTTGATGAAAAGAGTGATGGCTTTATTGCCAAACTCGTTGATTTACAAAAACATCAGTTAACAAGAAATCGCCTGATTCTTTCGATGACCACATCGCAAGTGGATGAAGCGCTGATCAATACTTTAATCAAGCCATTCATTGCGGATTATCCTGATTCCATGAATTACAGCGGAGCTACTTATGAAACAGAAAAACCAGTCAACTTAGGCGTGGTTATTCCTAATGGCGTCTCTTATGCAGCCTTAGCTAATAACCTCTATCGCTTAGGCCATAACTATCATGGTATCTGGATTGTTATTTCCACGCTGCTTTCTTATAACTATTTATGGAATGAAGTCAGAGTCAAAGGCGGCGCTTATGGCACCGGCTTTAGCAGTGGCGCGTTAGGTACGTTAGCCTATTATTCTTATCGTGATCCTGATGTTGCAAGTGCTATTCAAACCTATGAACATAGTGGTGATTTTATTCGTGCCTTTATGGAAAGTGATGAAGATCTCGATCAGTATATTATTTCTTCAGTAGCGAAGTTAGAACCATTACGTACACCACGTACTTATGGCGATGTCGCTGATGGCAATTACTTACGTCATATTACGTATGACTATGAATGTGCGCGTCGCGATGAAATGATGAAGATGAAGAAAGAAGATTTAGCTTCTTTTGCGGAGATTTTAGATCAGTTAGGTAAGGATCATACTTTATGTATTATCGGTCATAAAGAAGAATTAGATCGCTGCGCTGAGCAGTTAGATGATATTCGTACACTTTAA
- the dnaE gene encoding DNA polymerase III subunit alpha translates to MFGHLVVKSAYSFQNSTILIPDLVKAAKARHLDVLALTDENNMYGTFEFYEACKKAGIKPIFGVEASININHEIYPFTLLAKDDHGYFDLVRIVSDINLSKSRSLPIRDLARYNEHLIIMIASDEGIVQRLILKEMEKEAEKYLRFFKDIFKNFYVCLCDHELALGDMMNKRLETLANLVHIPIVCANDVSYLNPQDALALDLLRASAKGETLSPNHQPKTTACYLKSEEEMMRSFSPEIIENTKELLNLCKASIPENNKNLPNYPVAEHVQKDLYLRKLCQVGLSKRFLHKQVPQKYIDRLNYELQIIHMMGFDDYFLIVWDYVRYAKVHGILVGPGRGSAAGSLVAYVLGITNIDPLKYDLLFERFLNPERVSMPDIDIDFEDDRRDEVVNYVIEKYGQDHVCQIVTFNTYGPRVALKDMGKVMDLPLPRLEMIAKMIPTGPKNKKTITEMYNTSASFQKAINENQTLRKIIGAISIIEHLPRNISMHAAGVVLSTRPLRESVPLVIGPSSMIMSQYSKDYIEKAGLLKMDFLGLRNLTMMAYIKKDIETHQHRTIDLNHLPLDDVKTYQMLSRADTFGVFQLESAGMRHLLRRMKPHAFNDIVDAIALYRPGPMENIPLYLERRQSHHVTYLVPALEPILSSTYGIIIYQEQIMQIAQVIAGFSLGKADVLRKAVSKKNAKTMAEMKEAFIQGSLKQGYSLKIATQIYDLIEKFANYGFNKSHSVAYAFVAYQLAYLKVHAPLYFFASILSNEGASANTKIHCIEEAKRYHVKILPPSINRSLNRFTVEEGGIRFALTSIKNVGYSGYKDIAKEREEHGPFNDFVDFLGRMSGRLNSKMIDSLISAGAFDDFGMSRAMLKGNLATLVEFSRLKMALVEVETPVLKDYEENRYQRLEEEKDVLGIYLSTHPMAYKKQKIAIPLTNLSDLEEHVNEVVDVMMMIDHVRVIVDKRAREMAFVEGSDDTSSQDFVIFASQYSTYKNSLERGKVIVANVRISMRDRLSLIINKVKEINEWKN, encoded by the coding sequence ATGTTTGGACATTTAGTTGTCAAAAGTGCCTATTCTTTTCAAAATAGTACTATTCTCATTCCAGATCTCGTTAAAGCGGCGAAAGCGCGTCATCTTGATGTCTTAGCCTTAACGGATGAGAATAATATGTATGGCACTTTTGAGTTTTATGAAGCCTGCAAGAAAGCTGGCATTAAGCCGATCTTTGGCGTCGAAGCCTCGATTAATATCAATCATGAGATCTATCCTTTTACCTTACTTGCGAAGGATGATCATGGCTACTTTGATTTAGTAAGGATTGTCTCAGATATTAACTTATCAAAAAGTCGTAGCTTGCCAATTCGTGATTTAGCCCGTTATAATGAGCATCTTATTATTATGATTGCCAGTGATGAAGGGATTGTGCAACGCTTAATTCTAAAGGAGATGGAAAAGGAAGCGGAAAAGTATTTACGCTTCTTTAAAGATATCTTTAAAAACTTCTATGTCTGTTTATGCGATCATGAATTAGCCTTAGGCGATATGATGAACAAACGTCTAGAAACGTTAGCCAATTTAGTCCATATTCCGATTGTCTGCGCCAATGATGTCTCTTATCTCAATCCTCAGGATGCGCTCGCCTTAGATTTATTAAGGGCTTCGGCTAAAGGGGAAACGCTCAGTCCTAACCATCAGCCGAAAACAACGGCCTGTTACTTAAAAAGTGAAGAAGAGATGATGCGCAGCTTTTCTCCTGAGATTATTGAAAATACCAAAGAATTGCTCAATCTCTGCAAAGCGTCGATTCCGGAAAATAATAAGAATTTACCAAACTATCCCGTCGCAGAGCATGTTCAAAAAGATCTTTACTTACGAAAGCTCTGCCAAGTTGGCTTATCGAAACGTTTCCTGCATAAACAGGTGCCTCAGAAATATATCGATCGTCTGAACTATGAATTACAAATTATTCATATGATGGGTTTCGATGATTATTTTCTGATCGTCTGGGATTATGTCCGCTATGCGAAAGTGCATGGCATCTTAGTCGGGCCGGGACGAGGCAGTGCTGCTGGATCATTAGTGGCGTATGTTTTGGGCATTACCAATATCGATCCATTAAAGTATGATCTGCTTTTTGAACGATTCCTCAATCCGGAACGTGTTTCGATGCCTGATATTGATATCGACTTTGAAGATGATCGCCGTGATGAAGTGGTTAATTATGTGATTGAAAAATATGGTCAGGATCATGTCTGCCAGATTGTCACCTTCAATACCTATGGGCCTCGTGTCGCTTTAAAGGATATGGGAAAGGTCATGGATCTGCCCTTACCGCGCTTAGAGATGATTGCGAAGATGATTCCTACTGGTCCGAAAAACAAAAAGACCATTACCGAGATGTATAATACCAGTGCTTCTTTCCAAAAGGCGATCAATGAAAATCAGACCTTACGGAAGATCATCGGCGCGATTTCGATTATTGAACACTTACCGCGTAATATTTCGATGCATGCGGCAGGGGTTGTCTTATCAACAAGGCCGCTAAGAGAATCAGTGCCTTTAGTCATTGGTCCCTCTTCGATGATTATGTCCCAGTACTCTAAGGACTACATTGAAAAAGCCGGCTTACTGAAAATGGACTTTTTGGGACTTCGTAACTTAACGATGATGGCTTATATCAAGAAAGATATTGAAACCCATCAGCATCGCACCATCGATTTGAATCATCTTCCTTTAGATGATGTCAAAACCTATCAGATGTTATCAAGGGCAGATACCTTTGGGGTATTCCAGTTAGAATCGGCCGGGATGCGTCATTTATTAAGAAGGATGAAGCCGCATGCTTTTAATGATATTGTCGATGCCATTGCCCTTTATCGACCAGGGCCAATGGAAAATATCCCATTATATTTAGAAAGACGGCAAAGTCATCATGTCACGTATTTAGTGCCTGCTTTAGAGCCGATTCTCTCTTCTACCTATGGGATTATTATTTATCAGGAACAGATTATGCAGATCGCGCAGGTGATTGCCGGCTTTAGCTTAGGCAAAGCCGATGTCTTACGAAAAGCTGTGTCGAAAAAGAATGCGAAAACGATGGCTGAAATGAAGGAAGCCTTCATTCAAGGCTCGTTAAAGCAAGGGTATTCTTTAAAGATTGCTACGCAAATCTATGATTTGATTGAGAAGTTTGCCAATTATGGTTTTAACAAGTCACACTCCGTTGCTTACGCCTTTGTGGCGTATCAGTTAGCGTATTTAAAAGTCCATGCACCGCTTTATTTCTTCGCTTCGATTCTCTCGAACGAAGGCGCTTCTGCCAATACGAAGATTCACTGTATTGAAGAAGCCAAGCGTTATCATGTCAAGATCTTACCGCCATCGATCAATCGCTCGCTTAACCGTTTTACCGTTGAAGAAGGCGGCATTCGCTTCGCTCTCACAAGCATTAAAAATGTTGGCTATAGCGGCTATAAAGATATCGCCAAAGAGCGTGAAGAACATGGTCCATTTAACGATTTTGTGGACTTTTTAGGACGGATGAGCGGTCGTCTTAATAGCAAGATGATTGATTCCCTGATTTCGGCCGGGGCTTTTGATGACTTTGGCATGAGTCGGGCGATGCTGAAGGGGAACTTAGCGACGTTAGTGGAATTCTCCCGTTTAAAGATGGCATTAGTGGAAGTGGAGACACCGGTTTTAAAGGATTATGAAGAAAACCGCTATCAGCGTTTAGAAGAAGAAAAAGATGTTTTAGGCATTTATTTATCCACCCATCCGATGGCTTATAAAAAGCAGAAGATCGCGATTCCTTTGACGAATTTAAGTGATTTGGAAGAGCATGTCAATGAAGTGGTGGATGTTATGATGATGATCGATCACGTCCGTGTGATTGTCGATAAAAGAGCGCGTGAGATGGCCTTTGTGGAAGGCAGTGATGATACTTCATCACAGGATTTTGTCATCTTTGCGTCGCAATATAGTACATATAAAAACAGTTTAGAAAGAGGAAAGGTGATCGTTGCCAATGTCCGCATTAGCATGCGTGATCGTCTTTCGCTGATTATTAATAAAGTAAAGGAAATAAATGAATGGAAGAATTAA
- the polA gene encoding DNA polymerase I, giving the protein MEELILIDGNSLLFKAFYATSYNGNFMENKDGIPTNAVFGFARMMKKILERNAKYVLVAFDAGKHTFRNDMLESYKATRKETPAELVPQFAMVREYLTAHNIAYFEKEGYEGDDIIGTLVKFGESHNLTVSVFTGDKDAFQLCSDHTTIYRTVKGVSELDIYNPATLKEKWDLAPDQIRDMLGLMGDTADNIPGIKGVGEKTALKLLHQYGTIEGIDEHKEEIKGKLGEKVRAGIEDAKMSKEVATILTDIPLDVDLETAHYDGYDFDTLKDFFKKYDMNSLIRDISKEAITPRRALTFDLVNRAPENLGDSALYTAIYDENYHKSIILGFGVYNDTHAFFISFEDALKDQNFLNYLKDASIKKYGFAIKSMINGLRWNGIEVNGLSFDLSLATYVLSPSIKEVMKNVADFYGYDDVRYEEEVYGKGAKKHIPETEILARDCVEKARCIYELMPQAIGKLKEAEQYELYENLELPVTYILADMEFAGAKVDENILKSMDQAFDQEIGEIESQIYDLAGENFNISSPKQLGTILFEKLGLKNGKKTKTGYSTSQDILEKNIEAHPIVPLVLRYRMLTKLSSTYLKGLQDQIFPDGKIHTIYKQTLTQTGRLSSVDPNLQNIPVRTHEGKMIRKAFVSDHGYLLSFDYSQIELRILAHLAHVPKLIEAFKADKDIHAHTAALVFGVNDEDVTPEMRRQAKAVNFGIIYGMTEFRLAKDIGMSLDEARDFIARYYATYPEIRTYMEGIVKECEAQGYVSTVLNRKRFIPTIHDKNRMVREQAKRFAMNAPIQGSGADIMKLAMIKVQEAINAHHFKSEIILQVHDELIFDVYKDEIDTFMPVVKEAMETCFALDVPLKVEGNYADNWCDLK; this is encoded by the coding sequence ATGGAAGAATTAATATTAATTGATGGGAATTCCCTCTTATTCAAAGCTTTTTATGCCACGAGTTATAATGGGAATTTCATGGAGAATAAAGATGGTATTCCAACCAATGCCGTCTTCGGCTTTGCCCGGATGATGAAAAAGATCTTAGAGCGCAATGCCAAATATGTGTTAGTTGCTTTTGATGCCGGCAAACATACATTCCGTAATGATATGTTAGAGAGTTATAAAGCCACGCGTAAAGAAACACCAGCGGAATTAGTGCCGCAGTTTGCGATGGTGAGAGAATACTTAACGGCGCATAATATTGCATACTTCGAAAAGGAAGGCTACGAAGGTGATGATATTATTGGGACTTTAGTTAAGTTTGGGGAATCCCATAACTTAACCGTTTCTGTCTTTACTGGTGATAAAGATGCTTTCCAGTTATGTTCCGATCACACAACCATTTATCGTACGGTGAAAGGGGTCAGTGAATTAGATATTTATAATCCTGCCACTTTAAAAGAAAAGTGGGATTTAGCGCCTGATCAGATCCGTGATATGTTAGGGCTGATGGGGGACACTGCTGATAATATTCCAGGAATTAAAGGGGTTGGCGAAAAGACCGCTTTAAAACTGTTACATCAGTATGGCACCATTGAAGGCATTGATGAACATAAAGAAGAAATCAAAGGCAAGTTAGGGGAAAAGGTCAGAGCCGGCATTGAAGATGCGAAAATGAGTAAAGAAGTAGCCACGATCTTAACGGATATTCCTTTAGATGTGGACTTAGAAACCGCTCATTATGATGGTTATGACTTTGACACCCTCAAAGATTTCTTTAAAAAGTATGATATGAATTCACTCATTCGTGATATTTCGAAAGAAGCCATCACGCCCAGACGCGCCTTAACTTTTGACTTAGTGAATCGTGCTCCTGAGAATCTTGGGGATAGTGCTCTTTACACAGCGATCTATGATGAAAATTATCATAAATCCATTATCTTAGGCTTTGGGGTTTATAATGATACCCACGCCTTCTTTATCTCTTTTGAAGATGCTCTTAAAGATCAAAACTTCTTAAATTATTTAAAAGATGCATCGATTAAGAAATATGGCTTTGCGATTAAAAGTATGATTAACGGCTTACGCTGGAATGGTATTGAAGTCAATGGCTTATCTTTTGACTTATCCTTAGCGACATATGTCTTGTCGCCATCCATTAAAGAAGTGATGAAAAATGTGGCGGATTTCTATGGCTATGATGATGTGCGCTATGAAGAAGAGGTTTATGGCAAAGGCGCGAAAAAACATATTCCAGAAACCGAAATCTTAGCCCGTGACTGCGTGGAAAAAGCCCGCTGCATTTATGAATTGATGCCTCAGGCGATTGGTAAGCTTAAAGAAGCAGAGCAGTATGAATTATATGAAAACCTCGAATTACCAGTTACTTATATCTTAGCGGATATGGAATTTGCCGGTGCGAAAGTTGATGAAAATATTCTGAAATCGATGGATCAGGCCTTTGATCAGGAAATTGGTGAAATCGAAAGTCAGATCTATGACTTAGCAGGAGAAAACTTCAATATTTCTTCGCCTAAACAGTTAGGGACGATTCTCTTTGAAAAGTTAGGTCTGAAAAATGGCAAGAAGACCAAAACCGGGTATTCCACTTCCCAGGATATCTTAGAAAAGAATATTGAGGCTCATCCGATTGTCCCATTAGTATTACGTTATCGCATGTTAACGAAGTTATCGAGCACCTACTTAAAAGGATTACAGGATCAGATCTTTCCAGATGGCAAGATCCATACCATTTATAAACAGACCTTAACCCAGACGGGCCGTTTATCCTCAGTGGATCCAAACTTACAAAATATTCCCGTACGCACGCACGAAGGAAAAATGATTCGTAAGGCCTTTGTCTCTGATCATGGTTATCTTTTATCGTTTGACTATTCCCAGATTGAGCTGCGTATCTTAGCGCATTTAGCGCATGTCCCTAAGCTTATTGAAGCGTTCAAAGCGGATAAGGATATTCATGCCCATACCGCTGCTTTAGTCTTTGGCGTCAATGATGAAGATGTCACGCCAGAGATGCGTCGTCAGGCCAAAGCCGTCAACTTCGGGATTATTTATGGCATGACGGAATTCCGTCTCGCCAAAGATATTGGCATGTCTTTAGACGAAGCGCGCGACTTTATTGCCCGTTATTATGCGACTTATCCAGAAATTCGGACATATATGGAGGGCATTGTTAAAGAATGTGAAGCGCAGGGCTATGTCTCTACCGTACTCAATCGTAAACGTTTTATTCCAACCATTCATGATAAAAACCGTATGGTTAGAGAACAGGCGAAACGTTTTGCAATGAATGCACCAATCCAGGGCAGCGGGGCTGATATTATGAAATTAGCCATGATTAAAGTGCAGGAAGCGATCAATGCCCATCACTTCAAATCAGAGATTATCTTACAGGTGCATGATGAATTGATCTTTGATGTTTATAAAGATGAAATTGATACCTTTATGCCAGTTGTCAAAGAAGCGATGGAAACATGCTTCGCCTTAGACGTCCCACTTAAAGTGGAAGGCAACTACGCTGATAACTGGTGTGATCTGAAGTAG
- the mutM gene encoding DNA-formamidopyrimidine glycosylase yields the protein MPEGPEVETVRRTLKHFVLHRTITKVTVRYPKIIDGDAEAFVQAVTNQTIEDIKRKGKYLIFILDDVAFISHLRMEGKYNIKPADTLYQKHDHIIFYLDDGTTLRYNDTRKFGRMKLVDKDHYLEVLPLSKLGPDPFSATFEEVYPKIHRSHLPIKTLLLDQSIMCGIGNIYANEICFAMKMDPRTRASRLSKNRVKELIVVTRQILEEAIKQGGTTIHSFDANGITGLFQVKLKVHAQTTCQECGSPIKKIQLNGRGTYFCPVCQKRRY from the coding sequence ATGCCTGAAGGACCAGAAGTCGAAACGGTGCGACGCACCCTCAAACATTTTGTCTTACATCGGACAATTACCAAAGTAACCGTGCGTTATCCGAAGATTATTGATGGGGACGCTGAAGCTTTTGTGCAGGCGGTTACTAATCAGACAATCGAAGATATTAAACGTAAAGGCAAATATCTGATCTTCATCTTAGATGATGTGGCCTTTATTTCCCATTTGCGAATGGAAGGCAAATACAATATCAAACCAGCGGATACGCTGTATCAAAAACATGATCATATCATCTTTTACTTAGATGATGGCACGACTCTGCGCTATAACGATACGCGTAAGTTTGGCCGGATGAAACTCGTCGATAAGGATCACTATTTAGAGGTCTTGCCGTTAAGCAAGCTAGGACCGGATCCTTTTTCGGCTACCTTTGAAGAGGTCTATCCGAAGATCCATCGAAGCCATTTACCGATCAAAACCTTATTGCTTGATCAAAGCATTATGTGTGGGATCGGGAATATTTATGCCAATGAAATCTGTTTTGCGATGAAGATGGATCCCCGTACCCGCGCTTCTCGTTTATCGAAAAACCGGGTGAAAGAACTGATTGTGGTGACGCGCCAGATCTTAGAGGAAGCGATCAAGCAGGGGGGCACCACCATTCATTCCTTTGATGCCAACGGCATCACCGGACTTTTTCAGGTAAAGCTGAAAGTCCATGCGCAAACGACCTGTCAGGAATGCGGGTCACCAATTAAAAAAATACAATTAAACGGCCGCGGCACTTACTTCTGCCCGGTCTGTCAGAAAAGGAGGTACTAA
- a CDS encoding Gfo/Idh/MocA family protein, which translates to MLNWGIIGLGNVAKRFAASLTHFPEAALYAIASQTPEKREAFQKAFPAEKVYDSYAALLNDEEVDVVYIALPHGMHYKWAKAALEANKCVLIEKPAVLHAQEFVELSQIASSRQLFLMEAMKSRFIPLNKVIHQEVTSGLIGQIVSIENHFQSHHDYDAYSYLYDEVQGGALYDCGTYCLASVLDLVPGQMTAIQNNVTYHHGVDVYDEVHLTFENGVKALCVCSIEDAVKDRSMIIKGTNGQIKVDYFYRPTEALIEAGEESYTVTVEIPYDDFYPEIEAVHQGISYLKTESPLMSHQDSIRLSQTLEAIKKVSHG; encoded by the coding sequence ATGTTAAACTGGGGTATTATTGGCCTAGGCAATGTGGCAAAGCGCTTTGCGGCTTCATTAACCCATTTTCCGGAAGCTGCGCTTTATGCGATCGCTTCGCAAACGCCAGAAAAACGCGAAGCCTTTCAAAAGGCTTTTCCAGCGGAAAAAGTGTATGACAGCTATGCCGCGTTATTAAACGATGAAGAAGTTGATGTGGTTTATATCGCGCTGCCTCATGGGATGCACTATAAATGGGCGAAAGCGGCTTTAGAAGCGAATAAATGTGTGCTCATTGAAAAGCCAGCTGTGTTACATGCACAGGAATTTGTCGAACTTTCACAAATTGCGTCTTCTCGTCAGCTCTTTTTGATGGAAGCGATGAAGTCACGCTTTATCCCGCTCAATAAAGTGATTCATCAGGAAGTTACGAGCGGCCTGATTGGTCAAATCGTTTCAATTGAAAATCATTTCCAGTCGCATCATGACTATGATGCGTACTCATATCTCTATGATGAAGTGCAAGGCGGCGCCTTATATGACTGCGGCACTTACTGCTTAGCATCCGTCTTAGATTTAGTGCCAGGACAAATGACCGCTATTCAAAACAATGTCACATATCATCATGGCGTTGATGTGTATGATGAAGTGCATTTGACTTTTGAAAATGGCGTGAAGGCTCTTTGCGTCTGCTCCATTGAAGATGCGGTCAAAGATCGCTCCATGATCATTAAAGGCACTAATGGGCAAATCAAGGTCGACTATTTCTATCGTCCTACTGAAGCGCTCATTGAAGCGGGGGAAGAATCATATACGGTTACCGTTGAGATTCCTTATGATGACTTTTATCCGGAAATTGAAGCGGTTCATCAGGGCATCAGCTATTTAAAAACGGAATCGCCACTCATGTCTCATCAGGATTCGATTCGCTTATCGCAGACGTTAGAAGCGATTAAGAAGGTGTCTCATGGTTAA
- the coaE gene encoding dephospho-CoA kinase (Dephospho-CoA kinase (CoaE) performs the final step in coenzyme A biosynthesis.) gives MVKVIGITGGIATGKSTVTKALKKAGYTVLDADEIAHQAYLPDNPCYAQIIEHFDVLEEGAISRTKLGAIVFRDEKARKQLEDIIHPYVRSCLIEGIRKSQDALLFIDVPLLFEAHFDDLCDAIIVVSASREIEVKRLMARNHFSLEEASRRIASQMPLEEKVKRATYVIDNSYDRMHLKKCIDRVMKEIRMHV, from the coding sequence ATGGTTAAAGTGATTGGTATTACCGGCGGCATTGCCACCGGTAAATCCACCGTTACCAAAGCTCTCAAAAAAGCCGGTTATACGGTTTTAGATGCCGATGAAATCGCCCATCAGGCGTATCTGCCTGATAATCCTTGTTATGCGCAGATTATTGAACACTTTGATGTCTTGGAAGAGGGCGCAATCTCCCGCACCAAATTAGGGGCCATTGTTTTTCGCGATGAGAAAGCGCGTAAGCAGCTTGAAGACATTATTCATCCTTATGTGCGCAGCTGCCTTATAGAGGGCATTCGTAAAAGTCAGGACGCTCTTCTGTTTATTGATGTGCCGCTTTTATTTGAAGCGCATTTTGATGATTTATGTGATGCGATTATCGTTGTGAGTGCTTCTCGAGAGATTGAGGTCAAACGCCTGATGGCGCGTAATCATTTCAGCTTAGAAGAGGCATCGCGTCGGATTGCATCGCAGATGCCGTTAGAAGAAAAAGTGAAAAGAGCCACTTATGTGATTGATAATTCTTATGATCGGATGCATTTGAAAAAATGCATTGATCGGGTAATGAAGGAGATTCGCATGCATGTATAA